In one window of candidate division WOR-3 bacterium DNA:
- a CDS encoding cation:proton antiporter produces MQETFVLAAVWLALAVFATIIANHLRISIALVEICLGVAAGSLATRFFGPGSLGSNAEWLRFLAATGAVMLTFLAGAELEPSVLRSKLGEVTVIGLVGFFAPFLGCTVLAHFLLHWSVKASLLAGVALSTTSMAVVYAVMLETGFNKTEFGKGILGACFVNDLGTVLALGFIFAPFTYKTAVFAVATAAGLAVLPFLTRRIARRYAYRTAAVRTKWVVLVLFVLGALALWSDSEAVLPAYLIGMVLAGSSAMDHDFVRRLRTLTVGFLTPFYFIRAGSLVSLSALISAPLVFLALLGGKVLTKTLGLFPVISHYRKERTERWYYTLMMSTGLTFGTISALYGFSHGIVNEAQYSFLVAAVIASAVVPTVIATLAFLPRHLLPDVDAMGQPEGVRGDVRLIPDAEEEEPENGASQSQ; encoded by the coding sequence TTGCAGGAGACGTTTGTTCTGGCCGCGGTCTGGCTTGCCTTGGCGGTTTTCGCCACCATCATCGCCAATCATCTGCGGATTTCCATCGCCTTGGTGGAGATATGTCTTGGCGTGGCCGCGGGTTCCTTGGCAACGCGCTTTTTCGGGCCGGGCTCTTTGGGTTCTAACGCCGAATGGTTGCGGTTTCTGGCCGCGACCGGCGCGGTGATGCTCACCTTTCTGGCCGGAGCAGAGCTTGAACCTTCAGTGCTGCGGAGCAAACTGGGCGAGGTGACGGTAATCGGCCTGGTCGGATTCTTCGCACCATTTCTGGGCTGTACAGTATTAGCGCACTTTCTGCTTCACTGGAGTGTGAAGGCAAGTCTGCTCGCCGGAGTAGCGCTTTCGACCACTTCCATGGCGGTAGTGTACGCAGTAATGCTGGAGACCGGCTTCAACAAGACCGAGTTTGGCAAAGGGATACTGGGCGCGTGTTTCGTGAACGACCTGGGCACGGTGCTGGCGCTGGGTTTCATCTTTGCACCTTTCACGTACAAGACCGCGGTCTTTGCCGTGGCCACGGCCGCGGGCCTGGCTGTTCTGCCATTCCTTACTCGCCGCATCGCCCGGCGCTATGCTTACCGCACCGCAGCGGTGAGGACCAAGTGGGTAGTATTGGTACTGTTTGTCCTTGGTGCGCTTGCGCTCTGGTCGGACAGCGAAGCGGTACTGCCCGCCTATCTCATCGGCATGGTGCTGGCCGGGTCTTCGGCGATGGACCACGACTTTGTTCGACGTCTGCGCACCCTGACGGTAGGATTTCTCACGCCGTTTTACTTCATCCGGGCCGGTTCGCTTGTTTCCCTTTCGGCGCTCATCAGCGCTCCGCTCGTGTTCCTCGCGTTGCTCGGGGGCAAGGTGCTGACAAAAACATTGGGACTGTTCCCGGTGATTTCTCACTACCGGAAGGAACGCACTGAACGCTGGTATTATACTCTGATGATGTCAACCGGGCTGACTTTCGGTACAATCTCAGCCCTGTACGGATTCTCGCACGGCATCGTCAACGAGGCGCAGTATTCGTTCCTGGTCGCTGCGGTTATCGCCAGTGCGGTGGTGCCAACGGTCATCGCCACGCTTGCCTTCCTACCGCGGCACCTCTTGCCGGACGTGGACGCAATGGGCCAGCCCGAGGGCGTGCGCGGTGACGTCCGCCTCATCCCGGACGCCGAGGAAGAGGAACCGGAGAATGGAGCTTCGCAGTCACAGTAG
- a CDS encoding DUF433 domain-containing protein has translation MLWEARIISDPLICSGKPCLKGTRIPVHIILDLLAANETYAGIKKAYPDISEEDIQACIGYAAMLAEEEAGITA, from the coding sequence ATGCTGTGGGAAGCCAGAATCATATCTGACCCGCTCATTTGCAGCGGCAAACCTTGTCTGAAAGGCACGCGGATTCCGGTTCACATTATTCTTGACCTGCTTGCGGCCAACGAGACCTATGCCGGCATCAAGAAGGCCTACCCGGACATCTCCGAGGAAGACATCCAGGCCTGCATCGGCTATGCCGCGATGCTGGCCGAGGAAGAAGCCGGCATTACGGCGTGA
- a CDS encoding DUF5615 family PIN-like protein, which yields MRILAKENLYDPIVEYLRNAGHEVFDTKRTGLAGARDEAVYERAVKEQLVIVTMDKDFTRSLRFPPAKCGGIIVVKLYRMTVDQATAAFRRHFEALSEEQVRGRLVIVTRDGIRIRPAATTR from the coding sequence GTGAGGATACTGGCCAAAGAGAATCTCTACGACCCAATCGTAGAATACCTGCGGAACGCCGGTCACGAAGTCTTCGACACCAAACGCACCGGGTTAGCCGGAGCACGGGACGAGGCAGTCTACGAGCGGGCGGTCAAAGAGCAGCTCGTCATCGTAACGATGGACAAGGATTTCACCCGGTCACTCCGTTTCCCGCCCGCGAAGTGCGGCGGTATCATCGTGGTCAAGCTCTACAGAATGACCGTTGACCAGGCGACTGCCGCGTTCCGTCGCCACTTTGAGGCATTGTCCGAGGAACAGGTTCGCGGTCGGCTGGTCATCGTCACCCGCGATGGCATCCGAATCAGACCTGCAGCAACCACTCGCTAG
- a CDS encoding phospholipase D family protein: MTRETPQGVSHVRVLYAFRELAAAVKQVLSTKQRRLVISAFVGEGALNFLPRPRNTTLVCWPQPPGTNPAAVSSLVKAGVKVFFADNLHIKLYYGKGRGVVLSSANLSRNGLGGGLREIGVLLPPDAVDPDRVLSSRRLRAALS, from the coding sequence ATGACACGCGAGACACCGCAAGGCGTCTCGCACGTGCGCGTACTCTACGCATTCCGAGAACTGGCGGCCGCCGTAAAGCAAGTATTGTCAACGAAGCAACGCCGCTTAGTTATCAGCGCGTTTGTGGGAGAGGGTGCTCTCAATTTTCTGCCACGGCCGAGAAACACCACCTTGGTCTGTTGGCCACAACCGCCAGGGACCAATCCAGCGGCAGTCAGCTCACTCGTGAAAGCCGGTGTCAAGGTGTTTTTCGCCGACAACCTGCATATCAAGCTCTACTACGGCAAAGGACGGGGCGTGGTGCTGTCTTCTGCCAATTTGTCGCGCAACGGCCTCGGCGGCGGACTTAGAGAAATCGGCGTTCTATTGCCACCGGATGCCGTGGATCCCGACCGAGTCCTTTCCTCGCGCCGCTTGAGGGCGGCGCTCTCTTGA
- a CDS encoding PQQ-binding-like beta-propeller repeat protein yields MRKNLVFLSVLLVVLAFAVGCRNKPPLTPGKPIGPNSVPKDSVARYYSVTTDPNRDKVLYIFDWDDSKTDTTSYFRSGDTVSRTHAWADTGLYSVRVKAKDARGLFSRDWSDTLNVRVYVSTPNHRPNAPEMPSGPDTGWVGQYQKFSTAATDPDGDPVQIRFIWGEDNRVSYWSAPVPSGTRVSDSVVYFVKGVKYIRAVAMDPDSAVSDTSPAKIFYANQVNTPPSKPVLTGPNRGIPNGPYYRFYAYSTDPQQDNIQYQFFWGDGSSPRWTPFSPSGVIAMDSCRYAALGTYYIKAIARDQYGAVSDTSDPKKFEVVGEGNILWGVLFGDEVVSSPALTDALNSRGQTRKAVVIGVTNGSLYAYDAYQGELLYESFVTGNEPYLSSPAVGSDGTVYIGNGNGKIFAYDRSGSLKWGFPDTISGDDMYASPLVDGNTIYVGGEDRYITRLRDDGSSVTKLWNYRLAEELNTSPAMDPNGNLILCDDSGYVYSFSPSHAMNPGFPYATFNNITSSPAIGADGTIYFGTEQGYVFAITSSGTRAWPPYLVQPPTSVSSSPVIGPDGSIYFGADNGYLYRLTSSGQPVPGWPVALCLSDVASTPLICADSVIYVTADNDSLYAVNSDGTIRWSIGLYLTDKPHKPRSPRRLGVDDLLPSPVVDQYGIIYVACGFDGLFAIAGRPTGTLANSPWPMFRHDPRHTGKYSGW; encoded by the coding sequence GTGCGTAAGAACCTAGTTTTCCTGTCCGTACTACTCGTTGTCTTGGCGTTCGCGGTCGGCTGCCGCAACAAGCCACCACTGACGCCGGGCAAGCCGATTGGCCCAAACTCCGTGCCTAAGGATTCAGTCGCCCGCTACTACTCGGTTACAACCGACCCGAACCGGGATAAGGTACTCTACATCTTCGACTGGGATGACTCAAAAACCGATACGACCAGTTACTTCCGGTCCGGTGATACCGTCTCGAGGACCCACGCTTGGGCCGACACCGGTCTCTACTCGGTGCGAGTAAAAGCCAAGGACGCGCGCGGTCTGTTTTCCCGCGACTGGTCGGATACGCTCAACGTACGGGTTTACGTCAGCACTCCGAACCACCGGCCCAATGCACCTGAAATGCCATCCGGGCCGGATACCGGCTGGGTCGGCCAGTACCAGAAGTTCTCAACCGCGGCCACAGACCCGGACGGTGACCCGGTACAGATTCGATTCATCTGGGGCGAGGACAACCGGGTCTCATACTGGAGTGCACCAGTGCCCTCAGGCACCAGGGTATCTGATTCGGTAGTGTATTTTGTCAAGGGCGTCAAGTACATTCGAGCTGTGGCGATGGACCCGGACTCGGCGGTCTCCGACACGTCACCGGCCAAGATATTCTATGCCAACCAGGTCAACACACCGCCTTCTAAGCCAGTCCTGACCGGCCCGAATCGCGGCATTCCGAACGGTCCCTACTACCGGTTTTACGCCTACTCCACCGACCCGCAGCAGGACAACATTCAGTACCAGTTCTTCTGGGGTGACGGCAGTAGCCCAAGGTGGACTCCGTTCAGCCCATCAGGTGTTATTGCGATGGATTCCTGCCGCTACGCTGCCCTGGGTACCTATTACATCAAGGCAATCGCCCGGGATCAATATGGTGCGGTTTCCGACACGTCCGACCCGAAGAAGTTTGAGGTTGTCGGCGAGGGGAACATCCTGTGGGGTGTCCTCTTCGGTGATGAGGTTGTATCCTCGCCGGCGCTCACCGATGCCCTGAACAGTCGGGGGCAGACCCGCAAAGCGGTCGTCATCGGTGTTACCAACGGCTCGCTTTACGCCTACGACGCCTATCAAGGCGAGTTGCTATATGAATCGTTCGTAACTGGCAACGAACCCTATCTGAGCTCGCCGGCTGTGGGTTCAGACGGCACGGTTTATATCGGTAATGGCAACGGCAAGATATTCGCCTACGACCGCTCAGGCTCGCTAAAATGGGGATTTCCGGACACGATTTCCGGCGACGACATGTATGCCTCTCCGCTGGTTGACGGCAACACCATCTACGTTGGTGGCGAGGACCGTTACATCACCCGGCTCCGGGACGATGGTAGTTCGGTCACAAAGCTGTGGAACTACCGCTTGGCCGAAGAACTCAACACGTCGCCGGCAATGGACCCGAACGGCAACCTGATACTCTGCGACGACTCTGGATACGTGTACTCCTTCTCACCCAGCCACGCTATGAATCCAGGCTTCCCCTATGCAACGTTCAACAATATCACCTCGTCGCCGGCAATCGGTGCGGATGGTACAATCTACTTCGGTACCGAACAGGGCTACGTGTTTGCGATCACCTCGTCCGGTACCCGGGCCTGGCCGCCCTACCTTGTGCAGCCGCCGACAAGCGTATCTTCCTCGCCGGTAATCGGTCCGGACGGCTCGATCTACTTTGGCGCAGACAACGGCTATCTATATCGACTGACGAGTTCGGGCCAGCCGGTACCGGGCTGGCCGGTAGCGCTGTGTCTGTCCGACGTGGCATCAACCCCGCTCATCTGTGCGGACTCGGTCATCTACGTCACCGCCGACAACGACTCACTCTACGCGGTCAACTCAGACGGCACCATCCGCTGGTCCATTGGCCTGTATCTCACTGACAAGCCGCACAAACCCCGTTCGCCCAGACGGCTTGGCGTTGATGACCTCTTGCCATCGCCGGTCGTTGACCAGTATGGCATCATCTATGTTGCCTGCGGATTCGACGGCCTGTTTGCGATTGCTGGCCGGCCGACCGGAACGCTCGCAAACTCGCCGTGGCCGATGTTCCGTCATGACCCGAGACACACCGGCAAGTACAGCGGCTGGTAG
- a CDS encoding C25 family cysteine peptidase, whose protein sequence is MTALLCRSRVPAARYRFRLRPSLDKQGNSATITGRKVLLRKKYPMRQRLILSLILALISTGFAFDGARYLVICRDEFVPAVTPLVEWRYASGFSCRLVRLSETGTDTAAVRNYIVNAYRNWPVKPEYVLLVADPAFLRAKIYGSGPTRYYSDNYYGDVTGDFRAELAVGRLPAKTIEQCERLVNKVLAYEVRPDTTGCWMQRLTTIVREDGDTDDSIYWANVRYAAALAGSAGFLGCDSLSYFRGHNAQDVVNSVNAGTGFVLYRGRGSGNWYSPFAVDPGQCNNGTRLPIVLSITCETMALDPYDSMAGQAWMLAAAPAILRGAAAFFGNTHSDNDVAAKRSPVARGFFSGLFGAGRYRLGDAALQAKAQLYQEYPDTLCREDYRGFNIFGDPAMALWTATPKRIDVTHPAEVLVGPHDIVVTVTSRGSPVPGATACASMDTTVHVFGPTDHLGRVTLRVNPADTGQMRLVVSGQNLYPYNGVIHVVTEVGVGEQTRAPVTPVLACQPNPFRTRTAVRSPAAADMSGRIGIYDASGRCVKVLAISHASAVTVWDGRDASGRTVQPGVYIVQLEVSPGRVLARSSVTRLR, encoded by the coding sequence ATGACTGCTCTTCTGTGCCGAAGCCGCGTCCCTGCTGCCCGATACCGGTTCCGGCTGCGTCCCAGTCTGGACAAGCAGGGGAATTCGGCTACCATTACCGGGCGAAAGGTTCTGCTCAGAAAAAAGTATCCGATGCGGCAAAGACTTATCCTTTCCCTAATACTAGCCTTGATCAGCACCGGCTTTGCGTTTGACGGAGCCAGGTATCTCGTAATCTGCCGCGACGAGTTTGTACCAGCTGTCACGCCGTTGGTCGAATGGCGCTACGCAAGTGGCTTTTCGTGCCGGCTTGTCCGACTGTCCGAGACCGGCACCGACACGGCCGCAGTCCGCAACTACATTGTCAACGCCTACCGTAACTGGCCGGTGAAGCCGGAGTACGTCCTTCTTGTCGCCGACCCGGCGTTTCTGCGCGCCAAGATTTACGGCTCTGGTCCAACCAGGTACTACTCCGACAATTACTACGGTGACGTGACGGGAGACTTCCGCGCTGAGCTGGCAGTCGGCCGGCTACCGGCTAAGACTATTGAACAGTGTGAGCGCCTTGTAAACAAAGTCCTGGCCTACGAAGTCAGGCCGGATACAACCGGCTGCTGGATGCAGAGGTTGACAACAATTGTCCGCGAAGATGGCGACACCGACGATTCAATCTACTGGGCCAATGTCCGCTATGCCGCGGCCCTGGCTGGCTCAGCCGGGTTTCTCGGCTGCGACTCCCTGTCCTATTTCCGCGGCCACAATGCGCAGGACGTTGTCAACTCGGTGAATGCCGGTACCGGCTTTGTTCTGTATCGGGGCCGGGGTTCGGGCAACTGGTATTCGCCCTTCGCCGTTGACCCGGGGCAGTGCAACAACGGTACGCGCCTGCCCATCGTCCTCTCAATCACCTGCGAGACGATGGCGCTTGACCCTTACGACTCGATGGCAGGCCAGGCCTGGATGCTCGCCGCGGCGCCTGCCATTCTCCGGGGCGCAGCGGCATTCTTTGGCAATACCCATTCGGACAATGACGTCGCGGCTAAGCGCAGCCCGGTCGCACGCGGGTTCTTTTCCGGACTGTTCGGAGCAGGACGATACCGGCTCGGCGATGCCGCACTACAAGCCAAGGCTCAACTCTATCAAGAGTACCCGGACACCTTGTGCCGTGAGGACTACCGCGGCTTCAATATCTTCGGTGACCCGGCGATGGCACTCTGGACCGCTACCCCCAAGCGGATTGACGTAACACATCCGGCCGAGGTCCTAGTCGGACCGCACGACATTGTTGTAACCGTGACAAGCCGTGGCAGCCCTGTTCCCGGTGCAACAGCGTGTGCCTCGATGGACACTACGGTGCACGTATTCGGACCGACCGACCATCTGGGCCGCGTAACGCTCCGTGTCAACCCGGCCGACACCGGACAGATGCGGCTTGTTGTAAGTGGTCAGAATCTCTACCCGTATAACGGCGTAATCCACGTCGTCACTGAAGTCGGCGTTGGCGAACAGACAAGAGCACCGGTTACACCGGTACTCGCTTGCCAGCCAAACCCGTTCCGAACAAGGACTGCAGTCCGCTCGCCGGCCGCAGCCGACATGTCGGGTCGCATCGGAATCTACGATGCTTCCGGCCGGTGTGTCAAAGTTCTGGCAATATCCCATGCCTCAGCCGTGACCGTCTGGGATGGACGCGACGCATCGGGCAGAACGGTTCAGCCGGGCGTGTACATCGTCCAGCTCGAGGTTAGCCCAGGCCGAGTTCTCGCCCGAAGCAGCGTGACTAGACTCCGGTAG
- a CDS encoding kelch repeat-containing protein, producing the protein MYKRVLLAGLALVVVLLPALADEVRSCDNGDPKFDPLVALPELPPLFPTDSVFWSFRESIPVGLTRTAGVVDPDGWIRVICGNTMLSDTSYKYQQLFDPANNAWFEDMAISHPGGGVHNHDVEIIGDTIYVGWGSLKSGYYDNLTMIDLVGYTWSVVGPSPQSQLLYYEFAVCNRMLYCFGGAPAGGTPIATARKFDPSTKTWTTIASMPAARRDPAAAVVGDTIYLFGGFSSGTTATNTCYAYNTVANTWRTLAPMPQATGWATAHVIMHPDSGAFIYVCGGENSGTATNAVQRYRVASNTWVTETPMQQVKRSHAGAVIGNCSLYVITGYSGARPFLRKVELGVPLGWVALEAGAPRSDLRGRLEVWPNPCRSVCLVRGLSSGEKVELYDVRGRRVAVSGYKLNLVALQPGVYVARTAGRAARFVKD; encoded by the coding sequence ATGTACAAAAGGGTTCTTCTTGCCGGCTTAGCGCTGGTTGTTGTACTGTTGCCAGCGCTGGCTGACGAGGTGCGCAGCTGCGACAACGGTGACCCTAAGTTTGACCCGTTGGTCGCACTGCCCGAACTACCGCCGCTGTTTCCAACCGATTCGGTGTTCTGGTCGTTCCGTGAGAGCATTCCCGTGGGCCTGACCCGGACTGCGGGCGTGGTTGACCCGGACGGTTGGATCCGCGTCATCTGTGGTAACACCATGCTTTCGGACACGAGCTACAAGTACCAGCAGCTATTCGACCCGGCGAACAATGCCTGGTTTGAAGACATGGCAATCAGCCACCCGGGCGGCGGGGTGCACAATCACGATGTCGAGATTATCGGCGACACCATCTATGTCGGCTGGGGCAGTCTCAAGAGCGGGTACTACGACAATCTGACAATGATTGACCTTGTCGGCTACACTTGGAGTGTGGTCGGTCCGTCGCCGCAGTCTCAACTTCTTTACTATGAGTTCGCCGTGTGCAACCGGATGCTGTACTGCTTTGGTGGCGCGCCGGCGGGCGGTACGCCAATTGCCACGGCGCGCAAGTTCGACCCAAGCACAAAGACCTGGACGACGATTGCCAGCATGCCGGCAGCCAGACGCGACCCAGCCGCAGCCGTGGTCGGCGACACAATCTATCTGTTCGGCGGATTTTCATCCGGCACAACCGCGACTAATACCTGTTATGCCTACAACACCGTTGCTAACACTTGGCGCACTCTGGCACCGATGCCGCAGGCAACCGGCTGGGCAACCGCCCACGTTATCATGCATCCGGACTCGGGCGCATTCATTTACGTGTGCGGCGGTGAGAACAGCGGCACGGCAACGAATGCGGTACAGCGCTATCGGGTTGCAAGCAATACCTGGGTTACCGAAACGCCGATGCAGCAGGTGAAGCGTTCGCATGCCGGTGCAGTCATTGGCAACTGCTCGCTCTACGTCATAACCGGGTACTCGGGTGCGCGGCCGTTTCTGCGCAAGGTCGAGCTTGGTGTACCTTTGGGCTGGGTCGCGCTTGAAGCCGGTGCGCCGCGGTCCGATTTGCGCGGCCGTCTTGAAGTGTGGCCGAATCCGTGCCGGTCGGTGTGTCTGGTGCGCGGTCTTTCATCTGGTGAGAAAGTCGAGCTGTACGATGTGCGCGGCCGCAGGGTCGCGGTCAGTGGCTACAAGCTCAACCTTGTCGCCCTGCAGCCCGGAGTTTATGTTGCGCGCACCGCTGGCAGGGCAGCCCGGTTCGTAAAGGATTAG
- the murA gene encoding UDP-N-acetylglucosamine 1-carboxyvinyltransferase → MDRFVICGGRPLAGTVTAARAKNSVLPILAACILTDEPCAVEDVPELEDVSTMTRLLRSMGVTVTRSGRSITVEASRPVKTEAPYDIVRKMRASYYVLGPLVSRFGMARVSLPGGCAIGARPVDLHLKGISALGARVSLEHGYIDARAKRLAGTTVVLAGTKGPSVGATINTMLAAVLARGRTIIKCAAAEPEVADVARFLRRMGAEIDGAGTPEISISGVAKLRGVRYRPIPDRIEVGTLAAAAVVTGGCVTISNCRPGHLAAPLEVLRQTGARVETSRTSITVAAPRRPKPFNIATAPYPGFPTDLQAQFMTLASVASGTSVITENIFEARFMHAMELERMGAQISLKGNTAVVTGVERLSAAQVMASDLRASAALVLAGLACRGQTEILRIYHLDRGYERLETKLNRLGAKIERVRT, encoded by the coding sequence ATGGACCGGTTTGTGATTTGCGGCGGCCGGCCCCTGGCCGGTACGGTCACGGCTGCCCGCGCCAAGAACTCGGTGCTGCCGATTCTGGCAGCGTGTATCTTGACCGATGAGCCGTGCGCAGTCGAGGACGTTCCAGAACTTGAGGACGTTTCGACCATGACCCGGCTGCTGCGTTCCATGGGCGTCACAGTAACAAGAAGCGGTCGTTCCATCACAGTCGAGGCTTCACGACCGGTCAAGACCGAGGCGCCGTATGACATCGTGCGGAAAATGCGCGCAAGTTACTACGTGCTTGGACCGCTCGTTTCCCGCTTCGGCATGGCCAGAGTCTCCCTACCGGGTGGCTGCGCAATCGGCGCGCGGCCGGTTGACCTGCATCTGAAGGGCATCAGTGCGCTGGGTGCCCGCGTCAGCCTCGAACACGGTTACATTGACGCCCGGGCGAAGCGGCTTGCCGGAACTACGGTCGTGCTGGCTGGAACAAAGGGACCGAGCGTGGGCGCAACCATCAACACGATGCTGGCCGCAGTTCTGGCCCGTGGTCGGACAATTATCAAGTGTGCGGCGGCCGAGCCCGAGGTTGCCGATGTCGCCCGGTTCTTGCGGCGGATGGGCGCGGAAATTGACGGTGCCGGTACACCGGAAATCAGCATCTCCGGCGTAGCTAAGCTGCGCGGCGTGCGATACCGTCCGATTCCTGATAGAATTGAAGTTGGCACCCTGGCAGCGGCAGCAGTAGTCACCGGTGGCTGCGTAACAATCAGCAACTGCCGGCCAGGCCATCTGGCAGCACCGCTTGAGGTGCTGCGGCAGACAGGCGCCAGGGTCGAAACAAGCCGCACTTCAATAACTGTTGCCGCTCCGCGTCGGCCCAAGCCGTTCAATATTGCGACTGCACCGTATCCCGGTTTTCCGACCGACCTGCAGGCTCAATTCATGACACTGGCAAGCGTGGCCAGCGGGACAAGCGTTATCACCGAGAACATATTCGAGGCCCGGTTCATGCACGCAATGGAGCTGGAAAGGATGGGTGCGCAGATTTCGCTCAAGGGCAACACTGCCGTAGTCACTGGTGTCGAACGGTTGTCCGCGGCCCAGGTGATGGCATCGGACCTGCGCGCCTCGGCCGCACTGGTACTAGCCGGACTCGCGTGTCGGGGTCAAACCGAGATTCTAAGAATCTATCACCTCGACCGCGGGTACGAACGCCTGGAGACGAAACTGAACCGGCTGGGAGCAAAAATTGAACGAGTCCGAACGTAG
- the ispG gene encoding flavodoxin-dependent (E)-4-hydroxy-3-methylbut-2-enyl-diphosphate synthase: MNESERRYRPYSVRLRGIVIGGGAPVVVQSMTKTRTDDVVRTVRQIRRLERAGCELVRVAVPDGRAASVLPDIRVRTRLPLCADVHFDHRLALAALRAGFDKVRINPGNIGSRRKVEEIIRAAADSGAAIRVGVNAGSVEKSVLARHRHPTAVALVESIEKSLEPFQQLGFTSVVLSAKTTSVADTVEVYRRLARIFRYPLHLGLTEAGLPFAGAIRTAAALAPLLLDGIGDTIRVSLTGDPVLEVEAAYELLAALRLRHRGPVVYSCPTCGRTRADVAGMARRVHRALAGVRRPLKVAVMGCVVNGPGEAREADFGIACGRSKGAVFAHGRVVKTCSEDKLVGELIRCIADDGDEAVPK; this comes from the coding sequence TTGAACGAGTCCGAACGTAGGTATAGGCCGTATTCCGTAAGACTTCGTGGTATTGTCATTGGCGGCGGTGCGCCGGTCGTGGTTCAGTCAATGACCAAGACTAGGACCGACGATGTGGTACGAACTGTCCGGCAGATACGTCGGCTCGAACGCGCAGGATGTGAGCTTGTGCGGGTTGCGGTACCGGATGGACGCGCGGCCAGCGTTCTGCCCGACATCCGGGTGCGGACGCGGCTGCCCTTGTGTGCTGATGTCCACTTTGACCACCGGCTGGCGCTGGCTGCCCTTCGTGCAGGTTTTGACAAGGTGCGCATCAACCCAGGCAACATCGGGAGCCGCCGAAAGGTAGAGGAGATAATCCGCGCCGCGGCCGATTCAGGAGCAGCAATCCGCGTCGGGGTCAATGCGGGGTCAGTTGAAAAATCAGTTCTTGCCCGGCACCGACACCCGACCGCTGTAGCGCTGGTCGAAAGTATTGAAAAAAGCCTGGAGCCGTTCCAGCAGCTCGGATTCACATCGGTGGTGCTTTCCGCCAAGACAACGAGCGTAGCGGATACCGTTGAAGTTTACCGCCGATTGGCCCGTATCTTCCGCTATCCACTTCACCTCGGATTGACCGAAGCCGGGCTACCATTTGCGGGCGCGATCCGCACCGCCGCCGCACTTGCTCCGCTCTTGCTCGACGGTATCGGCGATACCATTCGGGTGTCGCTGACCGGTGACCCGGTACTCGAAGTTGAGGCGGCGTACGAACTACTCGCTGCCCTCAGGTTACGGCATCGTGGGCCGGTTGTTTACTCCTGTCCGACCTGCGGTCGGACCCGGGCCGATGTGGCCGGCATGGCACGGCGTGTGCACAGGGCGCTTGCCGGAGTGAGGCGACCACTCAAGGTCGCGGTTATGGGATGTGTGGTCAACGGACCGGGCGAGGCGCGCGAGGCGGACTTCGGCATCGCCTGCGGCCGGTCCAAGGGCGCAGTGTTCGCGCACGGTAGGGTTGTGAAAACCTGTTCTGAGGACAAGCTGGTAGGCGAGCTGATTCGGTGCATCGCCGATGATGGCGACGAGGCAGTGCCGAAATGA